From the Burkholderia glumae LMG 2196 = ATCC 33617 genome, one window contains:
- a CDS encoding SDR family oxidoreductase encodes MPGEFDQTTMRDPLTQYPRPDFDKQPQPAPGLAGQMRPRPDHGETSYRGMGRLSGRRALITGADSGIGRAVAIAFAREGANLALNYLHSEQADAREVLALVEDAGRQALALPGDIADESFCQQLVADAVEGLGGLDILVNVAGKQVYVEQIAELTTAQLEATFRTNVFAMFWLCKAALPHLPPGASIINTTSIQSYQPSPGLLDYAATKAAITAFTHAFAKQVAGRGVRVNAVAPGPVWTPLQPSGGQPQEKVEVFGSETPMKRPGQPAELAPVYVLLASQESSFVTGEIYGVTGGHHLP; translated from the coding sequence ATGCCCGGTGAATTCGATCAAACCACGATGCGTGACCCGCTCACGCAATACCCGCGTCCCGACTTCGACAAGCAGCCCCAGCCCGCTCCGGGCCTGGCCGGCCAGATGCGCCCGCGCCCCGACCACGGCGAAACCTCCTATCGCGGCATGGGCCGCCTGAGCGGCCGGCGCGCGCTGATCACCGGCGCCGACAGCGGCATCGGCCGCGCCGTGGCGATCGCCTTCGCACGCGAAGGCGCCAATCTCGCCCTGAACTATTTACACAGCGAGCAAGCCGATGCCCGCGAGGTGCTCGCCCTCGTCGAGGACGCCGGCCGCCAGGCACTCGCGCTGCCCGGCGACATCGCCGACGAATCGTTCTGCCAGCAGCTCGTCGCCGACGCCGTCGAGGGCCTCGGCGGCCTCGACATCCTCGTCAACGTCGCCGGCAAGCAGGTCTACGTCGAGCAGATCGCCGAGCTCACCACCGCGCAGCTGGAAGCCACCTTCCGCACCAACGTGTTCGCCATGTTCTGGCTTTGCAAGGCCGCGCTGCCGCACCTGCCGCCCGGCGCCAGCATCATCAACACCACCTCGATCCAGAGCTACCAGCCCAGCCCCGGCCTGCTCGACTACGCCGCCACCAAGGCCGCCATCACCGCCTTCACCCACGCCTTCGCCAAGCAGGTGGCCGGCCGCGGCGTGCGCGTGAACGCCGTGGCGCCCGGGCCGGTCTGGACGCCCCTGCAGCCCAGCGGCGGCCAGCCCCAGGAAAAGGTCGAGGTGTTCGGCTCCGAGACGCCGATGAAGCGCCCCGGCCAGCCGGCCGAACTCGCGCCCGTCTACGTGCTGCTGGCCTCCCAGGAGTCCAGCTTCGTCACCGGCGAGATCTACGGCGTCACGGGCGGCCACCACCTGCCATGA